The sequence TGGGAAAGTGATCATGTTAATGACTGGTTCAAAGCCAATGATACGAGTTGTTAGATGTGTGATtggttttttaattgaattgaacagCTCTGTGGCATTTGAAGCTACTTGGTGAAACAGGCTCACGTTCCATGATCCCCCTGCTCTTCTACGGCCTCCACAGGGGGGAGGTGGTAGCGGTTGAATTGCTccataaacaaatgaaaaagctagttttgtttgtttattcttAGGGAAGGTAGTTGCTCTCAATAAAAGGGATGAAAGTGATCTCACACCCGTTTTTCCATCGGAATTGCTCCACATTTGGATGGCAGCATGTCAACACAGAAGGTGTGATTTTTCCCACAAACTGGTCCAAATGAATGGCTAGACCAGTATCCTAATTTAATCAAATTATAGTCTACTGGCTTTCCAGTAAATAAGAGAACCGGTGTCATAGATGCTCTACACTGCAATGACtatctttattcatcccgtagtcgggaaatttcattgtggcagtagcaagggtgattagacagaaccaCGCATACTTTTCAGGTTCTCATCCTGTCCCTTGTGATAATCCCcataagattgtttttttttgtttaagttcTTACATTGTCACATTACCTGTCTTTTTGTAttcaatattgtattttttaggtCATGTTTATGTCATTAAAGTTTACGTTTGTGCACTCTCACTCCTTGTCTCTGCCTGCTTCACTGTGTATGGGTCTAACGACGCTTGTTTCTCAATAACCCTTACTGCATATATTGTTCCTGGCCTCCCTGTTTCCCTGTGATTGGGTACATACCCCAGTTCTTATGCCTGCACGGCATGAAAAAAGAGTGTAACCTTCTAATGGACCCAGTGGGAAGCGCCCATGGTCAGCATGTTTGCTCGTATCCATCTTACTCCCATCAGGCCCTTCCAGCGGTGAGTACTGAGGCACTTCCGGCTCCAATAGTTGTGGGTGCTGAGCCACTTCTGGCCCCACCATGCAAGGTCAGGAAGACATGCAAATTGCACACAgtaaggaccaacctgggattgaagtcccaaccccagaaatgtgaggccggTGCTCTAACCACTTGTCCAAGGGGCTGCCGTTTTGATTTAGTGGTAAACGTAAATATAACCATTTATTCGTTAAATTGTTTGTTCGTTCACTCGTTCATTTGTTTACCCATTCATTCACCAGTCCAACCAACCATTCCCCAACCATTCCCCACACCGACTCACCCACCCAGCCGTTCACCTACTTAGCCActcatccatatatatatatatatatatatatatatatatatatatatatatatatatatatatatatatatatatatatatatatatatatatatatatatatatatatatatatatatatatatatatatatatatatatatatatatatatatatatatatatatatatatatatatatatatatatatatatatatatatatatatatatatatatatatatatatatatatatatatatatatatatatatatatatatatatatatatatatatatatatatatatatatatatatatatatatatatatatatatatatatatatatatatatatatatatatatatatatatatatatatatatatatatatatatatatatatatatatatatatatatatatatatatatatatatatatatatatatatatatatatatatatatatatatatatatatatatatatatatatatatatatatatatatatatatatatatatatatatatatatatatatatatatatatatatatatatatatatatatatatatatatatatatatatatatatatatatatatatatatatatatatatatatatatatatatatatatatatatatatatatatatatatatatatatatatatatatatatatatatatatatatatatatatatatatatatatatatatatatatatatatatatatatatatatatatatatatatatatatatatatatatatatgtatatgtatatgtatatgtatatgtatatgtatatatatgtatatatgtatatatatatatatatatatatatatgtatatatgtatatatatatatatatatatatatatatatatatatatatatatatatatatatatatatatatatatatatatatatatatatatatatatatatatatatatatatatatatatatatatatatatatatatatatatatatatatatatatatatatatatatatatatatatatatatatatatatatatatatatatatatatatatatatatatatatatatatatatatatatatatatatatatatatatatatatatatatatatatatatatatatatatgccatggaCGCTTTGATAAAAATCTTTAATGATAATTTGCGTAACGCAAGGATCGTGCTCCCTTTCCTCAAAATGCTAAACCAACTCTTGTCCAATGGCTGCTTTGAATTATTTACCACAGAAGAAGATCACCCGTTCTGCATGGAACTACTTCACCTTTGCGAGGTGGTCCGACGATCCCATGACGTGTACAGGGTGCGAGCCTGTGCTGCTGTCTATTGCGGCCTCATTCAGTTCCCCGGTAAAGTCCGGAAGGAGATCTTCTACCAACTGCTCATGCTTATCTGCCATAAACTCCTTGTGGTAAGAACGACATCTGCCAGCTTGATGTACGAAATGCTTCTGACATACGAAGACGTCGTTGACCCCGACGTTTTGGATGAGGTCATGACCTTGCTTAGTGACACCATTCACCGTAATTCTGGTCCTGTGTCTGTTATTGTGGATCTACAGGATAGCAGACTGATTCGAAGGCAACTTAACCAGGTGCATGTCCGCACTGATGGAGAGGGGATGTAGCCTCAGATTGTTTCACACGACAACAGTGAGAACAGCTCTATGGACTGGATAGTTGTACCACTTGAACATTGATGAGCTGCCAGTACAAGCTGGTCCACCTTCACCAGCCCCAAATCCTTCCAATGATGCTTCCAAAACTGTGAGCACTACTGCTGAACTGAGAAGGTCAAAGAGGCACCACATGCACCCTGATAGATAGCGTTTCTAAATTAAGAAATGCTTCTGATAGGTGTttacaaaaatgttgttttgagtttaaaaacaaacaaaattttaacaaaattacaaaacagttagttaaaatgtttcatatctTAGGGATATTTATTCCCGGTTAAGTGTACTCTGTTGACAAGACAAAAAGTAAGAGTTCACTTTTAAACAGTGACTAAAATGTTATATGTTTATGCAAGTTGAGCCTTGTTGTATGTTTCAACTTTAGGGGTTAGAAGTGTTATAGACTGGGATTGTATCACAATAATAAGGTACTCCAGAACCTTAAGTGTTTCTCCACATCACTGTTATGATGTAACGATTGGTAGATTCCCGCCACTGATTATAAATGACTAGGTGTTTTGCTTAcgaaaatgttttgaaactgCAACCGGAACCTGCTTCATCACATTTGAAATGTTATTGCTCAATGTAGCCTTCATCCTTCACAATGTTTTCAAATTGCTTAATGTTTTGCTTAcgaaaatgttttgaaactgCAACCGGAACCTGCTTCATCACATTTGAAATGTTATTGCTCAATGTAGCCTTCATCCTTCACAATGTTTTCAAATTGCTTAATGAATTCCTTGGCAACCTTGGAGTCAGAACTTGCGGCCTCCCCATGACGTACTACACTGTAGGCCTCTAAGCcactatccggtctgttttccatatctccctcctctaccgcacctaaatcaaataatcaactcatcagcacgCTGTCCAGAAACTTGATACcaatcccaattatttgattcagatgtgttggtggagggagatatggaaaagagACCAGATAGCGGCTCTCGAagaccggagttggccacccctgtactaCAGAATGTATATCGGtccttttcatgtatttttgaaaACAACAATGGTAAGCCTTGAATTTTTATTGTGATGCCTTGAACCTTTCCTCTTCGCATCACTCTGTGACAGTTTTAAAATTACGATAAATGGTGCTTGCCTTCCCACATATTATTGCTTCAGTGACCAAATCACCAacaattttattattcattcatcttccatacggGACATCCTCGAAACGGTTGCGGGGGTATGCcggaagcctatcccagctgactttgggtgataGGCAGAGTAGTAAaccctagaccaggggtgtccaaactttttgcaaagagggccagatttggtaaggtgaaaatgtgtgcgggccgactatttagcctgacattctttgaaccattaacattaaatacaaattaaccttttgggatttttttttaattacaaatggcatacttttacttttacattttttttttacatttaggtttttaccgaaatcacaaaccacaaaaaattaagaaaactatcaaggatatctgagttcatgtgaaacatcacatattattcactattatatgctcactgtaggaacagtgctgaaaacaaaacaatgatcactgcatattcaaactgtgattttgaccatcacaaaaaaaataatgaactcatgtattttatactgtggtcaacagtgctggcgggccgtgtattattgatttcatgatggaggccacgggccggtaaaaatttgtccacgggccttaattggcccgtgggccggactttggacatggcTGCCCTAGACTGTTTGCCAACCAGTCATTAGGAACACAGAGAGCCAAACCACCCACGCTCACAAATATACTGCCACCACTGGGAATCGAGCCTGGGCATGCCTGCATCAaggtcaggcaagtgaacctctacaccacgaggcagcAACAGACAATTTCCTGACCCTTAATCCTTATTCCATGTCAGCAAAAGGCATTCCATTTCTTCCAAAATAGCCCTATGATGTTTAGAGAAGAAAGTTGTCCCCATGTatgttttgaccattttgatgCCTCACATTTGCATTATATGACCGTTGTGATTGTGATTCTGGTTCACTTCTGTTAGGCTTCTTGGGACCCATTTCTTTcacaagaaaaaacaatatgTTGTGTAAATGGAATAATCAaaaattaagacataaaagcagcaaaaacataaAACGAGCAAgggtggacggagctaccgcggccCCCGGCTGCCGcctaaacagcgccattttggttacggtagctaaatcggactcaaaaagacgttgtaaagttggacaaaaactggaaccacacacaggaagtcttccacgagatggggaacttctgcagattTTGACtgaggtggagaatatgcagtcCCTcatccaagcttatccgcacagttcctcagtagtctgaagctgaagaaaacagcagcagggcagaactcctcgactccgttgctggtaagcgccgacagctcttccatcctatcCCACGATGGAGTGGTTGGTCAGAAGCactgcctcttctcccggcaattttgtccagctccgaaactcAGCAgaaaacagctagtcccatgtgtgtgacagcgttgGCATTGCTGGCTGGTTCCAAAAAACAAGTagccgaaagaagccaggctaacagaacaaggaaagttgtgaaaacaataaaataaaaagtataaagtacaaaggaaagtaaaaaagaatgtattacaaaatattaaaatgtaatttaaaaacagataggtgggctgtaaaacatgaaaaacataaaaatgtacaGAGCCACCCACCGGTGGGAGGCTCGTTACATCTCAGGGTTACCAAATCAGAAAAACAGCCACCAACCCAATTACACCATAAGTCTACCTACCCAGTCCAATTTATCGGGAACCCACCAACATGTCAACACTGCTGCAGCTACTAGAACTTGGCATTAGCTCTTTTATACAACAGATATGGGGACACACTGTgaatacttatttttaaatcatttttcttgttgttgcagtgtcaatatatatatatatatatatatatatatatatatatatatatatatatatatatatatatatatatatatatatatatatatatatatatatatatatatatatatatatatatatatatatatatatatatatatatatatatatatatatatatatatatatatatatatatatatatatatatatatatatatatatatatatatatatatatatatatatatatatatatatatatatatatatatatatagatatatatatatatatatatatatatatatagatatatatatatatatatatatagatatatatatatatatagatatagatagatatatatatatatatatatatatatatatatatatatatatatatatatatatatatatatatatatatatatatatatatatatatatatatatatatatatatatatatatatatatatatatatatatatatatatatatatatatatatatatatatatatatatatatatatatatatatatatatatatatatatatatatatatatatatatatatatatatatatatatatatatatatatatatatatatatatatatatatatatatatatatatatatatatatatatatatatatatatatatatatatatatatatatatatatatatatatatatatatatatatatatatatatatatatatatatatatatatatatatatatatatatatatatatacactaggaattcagagtgttcaaccagcctgcctTGCATGTAAATCACCCGTGCTAATTATTCTAGAGCCTTCGTTGGCTTGGTTAAGTTTCCTGTAATTTAACAAATTACAAGACTGATCTTGAACTTTTATCTATGCATTAGGATTAAGGAAATGATCATGAGCACAACAAATAAGATTTTATCATCAATATtttattacatatttaaataaatatttcatcaaataacTTTCAGAccaaatgatatatatttttagatcaaaagaaatatacataaaatggTTTAGACGACAAGGGTGCTAGACAAATAATGAATATGACCAGGCTGGGTTTCATTACACCTTTAACAACATTTATCCACACAACACCGAAGTAAGTGTGAAAAATTGGTGATAATAAACTATAGCTTCCCCTCATTTCACAATTGTATTATCAGAGCATTTGCCTGTCGGGTATAGAGCCTGTAAATAGCCATAGGTTTCCTTGAGCACCAGGCCCTGGTATacaaaaagaccccaaaagCAAGatgggcatttaaaaaaaacctactaaTTTATATCAATATGTTTgtgcatctaaaaaaaataactaattaatttttttgagaTGTATATACATCAGAAATTAATAGTCTGATGTACAAAAATAGATTCTCACTTTTGTCTATTTACAGTTTTCCacaccacccaaaaaataaaaaataacagagCTACATGTTAAGATAGAGATATTGCTCAGCTAAAAAGATCAGAGGAAAGCAAGGAATCTATCCTGATAAGTCAGCCAGTCCGTCTGCTTTCCTTCTGTCACACCACCTTTTCCAACTTCAAATCCATAGCCCTTTCATGAGTACTTTGTACGTTTAGTCCTTTGGTTAAATGGATATTGAATGAAGTCAAAAGGTCGATGTTGGCTTGTAATTGCAGGTTGCTGACCACTTGGCATTCTCTTCATAAAATGGACCTCCCGCTGGTGCTGTTGTGTCCGCGAACCTTTCCGTGGCCGTCCCCGACGGGTAAAGGCCATGTACCATCCCTCATACCTGGCATTCCTCAGCGCCGTGTAGTTGTTCTCCAATACAATTTCAGTAAAGATACAATCACGCCTTAGTCCATTTTTCTGCACAAATCACATGTTTGTTAATGCCTAAAAATGTAAGCAATGTAAGCCTAAACTCATCTGTCCCCTCTTTGCCCACACCAAGACACAGGCAAACTCACTAATGCCTTCTTCTCTCATTCCTTAAGCACAGCATATTACATACATTACCAATGGAGGAAACAGGTCCTTTTGgaaaccagatttttttaaatctaacacACAGACATGAAATTATTACTGTGGAGATGACTTGGAAACACATGAAATTATTACTGTGGAGATGACTTGGAAACAGTGCtacaagaaaattaaacaaaataaaaacaaaaaaaaatcccctacaaattgttattgtttctttcttttcaatAAATCTCAGTACGACTCCTTTGATTAGGTTAACATAACCTTTAACATTTGACTCAAGATCCCGCAACAGTACACCTTCTCACCTTGCCAATGAGCTTCCCCCTCTTGTTCATGCAGATGTAGAGGCTAGTCTCGGCTCCCTTGATACGCACTCGACTTCCAAATGTGTCTGTCTCCACAATTAGTTTAGCTGACAGGTAAGAAAAACACTACTGTTAGTAAACAACATTTGAACAATGTATTGGTCCCGCTCTGAAGTATTTTAAACTAATTTCATCTGACTCTTTTGATCTGTTTGATTTCCTGAACATGACATTATGAAAATAAGCAAGTAAGTAACAGAAAAGCTTTTTCAAATAACCCCTTCACTGTCTACATATATAACAAATAAACCAGTGGAATCCGTCCAGGATTTATGCATCctcaaaatcattcaaaaatgatAATATCGGGTGTCCTTTGAGTCTTTGAAAGTTATGGAGGCAGGCACATCATCCCCATGAAGATATATTTTGCAAATAAATCTGCATTGATCTCTCATTTTAAGATTTACATTctgcattgttaaaaaaatgacgcaTGACAGACAAAGAATGACAAAGCATATTGtacaaattatattatatagatTCTGAATGTCTATGAAAATTTTAACATCTTTAAGAAACTAAATTACGtctaaaactaaaatatttgtattcattaaccttttttaaatgtatttttaaataggcCAAGTTACAAATGAATTTGGAATTTAATAtagatcaaaataaataaatggattttcaAAAACGGCACATGAATTCAAATGATATTCTCTTTGAGAAGACAGCATTATATGATTCCAAGTACTGAACTGGGCCGTACCGTGTACATCTCCATCATCAGCCATGGCGTTGATCTTCTTGTTGGGCAGAACCTGCACGTGCTTGCCGCTGGTCCGACTGTACAGTTGGTAGATCCGTATCAACCTGCGGCTCACGCGGTCTGTCACTTTGCCCTGCTCGCTTACATGCTGCGTGAAATTAGGCGGGGACTGATTGGTTACCTGTCAGAAATTACATGTCATCACAATCAGTTTGTGTACacgtagtatatatatatatatatatatatatatatatatatatatatatatatatatatatatatatatatatatatatatatatatatatatatatatatatatatatatatatatatatatatatatatatatatatatatatatatatatatatatatatatatatatatatatatatatatatatatatatatatatatatatatatatataaatatataaaaataaatatatggctGAACTAACTAGAGTGGCAGCTTCCCCAAAATAGAATAGCATTGTTCAAAAGTACAAAAGTACAAGGGGAAAAACAGCcatgttgttttaaaaaaaagagccatAAGAATTTCCTTGGCCCATTGGGGTTCCCCGGCGACCCGCTCAGACTGCCGCGGAACCCATCTGACATCATGAGATAAGGTTAAGGTGTTTTAAGATCGcattttattttactaaaaTTGAGTCAGATGGTAAATGTtggcaaaaactgaaaaaaaacgtacCTGGGCGTAAAAGAAGATAAATAAGTGTATAAACctgaaaagcaaaagaaaatattacaaatcCAATGGTGTCATTAATACACAAGTTAAAAATAGAGCAGAGGTACTCACACGTATCTGTGTCGATAAGTGGGTCGCATGTTAGACAGGAAG is a genomic window of Stigmatopora nigra isolate UIUO_SnigA unplaced genomic scaffold, RoL_Snig_1.1 HiC_scaffold_126, whole genome shotgun sequence containing:
- the LOC144193160 gene encoding fibroblast growth factor 8-like, giving the protein MRPTYRHRYVFIHLFIFFYAQVTNQSPPNFTQHVSEQGKVTDRVSRRLIRIYQLYSRTSGKHVQVLPNKKINAMADDGDVHAKLIVETDTFGSRVRIKGAETSLYICMNKRGKLIGKKNGLRRDCIFTEIVLENNYTALRNARYEGWYMAFTRRGRPRKGSRTQQHQREVHFMKRMPSGQQPAITSQHRPFDFIQYPFNQRTKRTKYS